A window of Nicotiana tabacum cultivar K326 chromosome 24, ASM71507v2, whole genome shotgun sequence contains these coding sequences:
- the LOC142178114 gene encoding uncharacterized protein LOC142178114 → MIKFEEFLKTVEEEANELQIAEFTSIDLDDEVKEIVHHLDAYAYIKGMIDFEPLDRPTRPPPKSSIEEAPKLELKPSPSHLYFAYLGVDETLLVVVSSDLSVLQGKNLLRVLREDKRAIGCTMDDIHGIRPAFCMHKILVEDGHKPSVEHQRRLNPVMKEVVRKEVIKCLIQISISPKDQEKTTFTCPYGTYAFKRMSFGLCNTPTTFQRCEETNLVLNWEKCHFMVREGIVLGHKVSKDGLEVDKAKVDAIDKLPPPMSIKGVRSFLGHELKSSSTQTMQPSGICFRKKDAKPRLIRWVLLLQEFDMEIKDRKGIENKVADHLSRLETRAHVEEGSEIQESFSHVKLLVIKAGMALWYADYVNFIDELFLFKHCADKLVRQCVPEEVMEEILHDCHASTYGGHYGGDKTVAKGILEVKIVDVWGLNFMGPFPASNGHRYILVTVEYVSKWVEVVVVPTNDAKVVVKFVKKNYFYEIWNSACFDQ, encoded by the exons ATGATAAAGTTTGAAGAATTTTTGAAGACAGTGGAAGAGGAAGCCAATGAGCTACAAATTGCAGAGTTCACAAG CATTGACTTGGACGATGAGGTGAAGGAGATAGTGCATCATCTAGATGCATATGCTTACATCAAAGGAATGATCGATTTTGAGCCTCTAGATAGACCAACTAGGCCACCCCCCAAGTCGTCTATCGAAGAAGCTCCTAAATTGGAACTCAAGCCCTCACCCTCTCATCTTTATTTTGCGTATTTGGGTGTTGATGAAACTTTACTTGTTGTTGTATCTTCTGATTTAtctgttttgcagggaaaaaatCTACTTCGCGTGCTTAGAGAGGACAAGCGAGCGATTGGATGTACCATGGATGACATTCATGGTATTAGACCAGCattttgtatgcataaaattctcgTGGAGGATGGGCACaaaccaagtgtagaacaccaacgccgCTTGAATCCAGTCATGAAGGAAGTGGTAAGAAAGGAAGTCATAAAGTGCTTGATACAG ATATCAATTTCACCaaaggaccaagagaagaccaccttcacttgtcctTATGGTACTTATGCTTTTAAGCGAATGTCATTTGGGTTGTGCAATACACctacgacttttcaaag gtgtgaagagacgaacttagTGTTAAactgggagaaatgtcattttatggtacgAGAAGGAATTGTACTTGGACACAAGGTGTCCAAAGATGGGTTGGAGGTGGATAAGGCAAAAGTTGATGCAATTGACAAATTGCCACCTCCAATGTCGATCAAAGGAGTCAGAAGCTTTTTGGGACAT GAACTAAAGTCATCATCTACACAGACCATGCAGCCATCGGGTATTTGTTTCAGAAAAAAGGATGCTAAGCCTAGACTAATTCGTTGGGTTCTTCTTTTACAAGAATTTGACATGGAAATCAAAGATCGAAAAGGGATAGAAAATAAGGTAGCGGACCATTTGTCGCGCTTGGAAACTCGCGCACATGTTGAGGAAGGGAGCGAAATTCAGGAAAGTTTTTCTCATGTGAAATTGCTAGTTATCAAAGCGGGCATGGCCCTATGGTATGCTGACTATGTGAACTTCATT GATGAGTTGTTCTTGTTTAAGCATTGTGCGGATAAGTTGGTGAGACAATGTGTTCCTGAGGAGGTGATGGAAGAAATTTTACATGATTGTCATGCATCAACGTATGGGGGACACTATGGTGGAGACAAAACGGTTGCAAAG GGCATACTTGAGGTCAAAATCGTCGATGTTTGGGGATTAAACTTCATGGGACCATTTCCAGCATCAAATGGCCATCGGTACATTTTGGTTACAGTTGAAtatgtgtcaaagtgggttgaggtTGTGGTTGTGCCTACGAATGATGCTAAGGTGGTGGTGAAATTTGTGAAGAAAAACTATTTTTACGAGATTTGGAACTCCGCATGCTTTGATCAATGA